In the Mytilus trossulus isolate FHL-02 chromosome 1, PNRI_Mtr1.1.1.hap1, whole genome shotgun sequence genome, one interval contains:
- the LOC134689431 gene encoding uncharacterized protein LOC134689431, whose translation MGILSANGKQRFRDTQRKTWIKPMLRMQHILPFKITYKFLLDEPSTESIAENTLNHDIVYLNVTNHGRAVKFGEKMYTWFKYVHTIYPDALLGGRIDDDAFLCVPQVFYRLDSIKSSNLYYGWRHEKSRQINRDNRVDEMFLFLGRDLMSSISKRHYCGQAKCKNKDDLIDIDFGDTSLAEWLSIYSDKVNFISDNDRIVQCGANSHAIYKKYLKPGFCLKQLVFHKSTYEMIELLQSYNDFEFMEKSKVEESIKMDVHERTIISGVSGSIFSGDVVRKAPQISIDEKTTLFSNESDSKICDNWAVVTTIHQPSNSVRNIAKHPSWCVVIVADVTTPSEDAYLKSVVNDENKSKVIYLSINKQKTLYPLLSEVIPVKHFGRKNIGYMYAIHHKAKYIWDFDDDNNGVLDLNEIERLSKGESVTVCNDKGSKLFNPYPYFGVSETRVWPRGFPLESIKDNKTIPQICDTKVSVKVGAIQCLANEQPDVDAIFRFTRNVPFNFSATKETHKPFVVPKQTFSPFNAQATLWTSSAFKYMALPISINGRVSDIWRSYIAQYFFYRSDLRLAFSVPYVVQERNIHSISGDFNAELDIYEKVGALFNLVMNMKDDNLVSVYENLYSSNFIEKCDLTFIKVWMETFLKVTGSNV comes from the coding sequence ATGGGAATTTTGAGTGCAAATGGGAAACAACGTTTTCGAGATACTCAAAGAAAAACTTGGATAAAACCAATGCTTCGTATGCAACATATATTGCcatttaaaataacttataaatttttacTAGACGAGCCATCTACTGAGTCAATTGCAGAAAATACATTAAATCATGACATTGTATATCTGAATGTAACAAATCATGGACGAGCTGTAAAATTTGGGGAAAAGATGTACAcatggtttaaatatgttcatacaATATATCCTGATGCTCTCCTTGGAGGTAGAATAGACGACGATGCATTTTTGTGTGTTCCACAGGTATTCTATAGACTAGATAGCATAAAGTCGAGTAATCTGTACTATGGCTGGAGGCATGAAAAATCAAGACAAATAAATAGAGACAACAGAGTGGACgaaatgtttctatttttaggaCGTGATCTTATGTCCAGTATTTCTAAAAGACATTACTGTGGTCAGgcaaaatgcaaaaataaagaTGACTTAATTGACATAGACTTTGGGGATACTTCCCTTGCAGAATGGCTGTCTATATACAGTGATAAGGTTAATTTTATTTCTGACAATGACAGAATAGTACAGTGCGGAGCAAACTCCCacgctatttacaagaaatatttaaaacctgGTTTTTGTCTAAAACAGTTGGTTTTTCACAAATCGACCTATGAAATGATAGAACTTCTACAATCATACAACGACTTTGAATTTATGGAGAAAAGCAAAGTTGAAGAATCCATTAAAATGGATGTTCATGAACGAACAATTATAAGTGGTGTGTCTGGGTCTATATTTTCTGGAGACGTGGTAAGAAAAGCTCCTCAAATTAGTATAGATGAGAAGACCACACTATTTTCAAACGAAAGTGACTCTAAGATCTGTGATAATTGGGCTGTGGTTACTACCATTCATCAGCCATCTAACTCGGTACGAAATATAGCAAAACACCCCTCCTGGTGTGTCGTAATTGTAGCAGATGTGACGACGCCATCAGAAGACGCTTATTTGAAAAGTGTTGTAAATGACgaaaataaaagtaaagttATATACTTATcgattaacaaacaaaaaactttgTATCCGTTATTATCAGAAGTTATCccagtaaaacattttgggAGAAAAAATATCGGATACATGTACGCTATTCACCACAAAGCAAAGTATATTTGGGACTTTGACGACGACAATAATGGAGTACTTGATTTAAACGAAATTGAAAGATTATCCAAAGGAGAAtcagtcacagtttgtaatGACAAAGGAAGTAAATTATTCAATCCATATCCTTATTTTGGAGTATCTGAAACACGTGTATGGCCAAGAGGTTTCCCCTTGGAGTCCATCAAAGATAACAAAACGATACCACAGATATGCGACACAAAAGTTTCCGTAAAAGTTGGTGCAATACAGTGTCTTGCTAACGAACAACCGGATGTTGATGCTATTTTTCGATTTACTCGAAATGTGCCATTTAACTTTTCAGCAACTAAAGAAACGCATAAGCCATTTGTTGTaccaaaacaaacattttctcCCTTCAATGCGCAAGCCACGCTGTGGACGTCGTCCGCATTTAAATATATGGCGTTACCGATAAGTATAAATGGACGTGTTAGCGATATATGGAGGAGTTATATagcacaatattttttttatcggtCTGACTTAAGACTAGCCTTTTCTGTGCCATATGTTGTACAAGAGAGAAATATTCATTCAATATCTGGAGATTTTAATGCAGAGCTGGATATTTATGAAAAAGTGGGTGCTCTTTTTAATCTTGTGATGAACATGAAAGATGACAATCTTGTTTCCGTTTATGAAAATCTTTATAGTagtaattttattgaaaaatgtgACCTTACTTTTATAAAGGTATGGATGGAAACATTTCTGAAGGTCACTGGCAGTAATGTATGA